In Gammaproteobacteria bacterium, one genomic interval encodes:
- a CDS encoding nodulation protein NfeD → MWVLLALSPLFALSQTPSTSATPGTATAKVWVLHINGAIGPATADYVHRGLTHAKEANAALIILRIDTPGGLDTAMRDIIKDIIASPIPVASFVAPSGARAASAGTYIFYASHIAAMAPATNLGAATPVRLGGEQPPKTDDKSGGKDDRAPASANDDAMSHKVLNDAIAYIRGLAQMRGRNVEWAEQAVRDAASLPASEALRLKVADLIATDVADLLKKVDGRVVDIGGKKIRLALTGAELQTFEPDWRNKFLSVITDPNVAYILMMLGIYGLFFELWNPGFVLPGVIGGICLLLALYAFNVLPINYAGLGLIMLGIAFMVAEVFMPSFGALGIGGVIAFVVGSVILLDRGVEGYDIAWQLIAAAAVLSTAMFVSIVTLALRASRRAVVSGREQMIDLIGEALEAFVERGRVRVRGEEWQALTSAPVTNGQRIRVVGIDGLTLRVEPEQTEGR, encoded by the coding sequence CTGTGGGTGCTACTGGCGTTGTCGCCATTGTTTGCTCTCAGCCAAACACCGAGCACGTCGGCGACCCCCGGTACTGCCACTGCCAAAGTATGGGTACTGCACATTAACGGCGCCATTGGTCCGGCGACCGCTGATTACGTTCACCGCGGACTTACTCACGCTAAAGAGGCGAACGCGGCTCTCATTATCCTGCGTATCGATACGCCCGGCGGTCTCGATACGGCAATGCGCGACATCATCAAGGACATCATCGCCTCGCCGATTCCGGTCGCGAGCTTCGTCGCACCGTCAGGCGCGCGCGCTGCCAGTGCCGGCACGTATATTTTTTACGCGAGCCACATCGCCGCTATGGCGCCGGCAACCAACCTCGGCGCCGCCACGCCGGTGCGTCTCGGCGGCGAACAACCGCCGAAGACCGATGACAAGTCCGGCGGTAAAGATGACCGTGCCCCGGCATCGGCCAACGACGATGCTATGAGCCATAAAGTGTTGAACGATGCGATCGCTTACATCCGTGGGCTCGCGCAAATGCGCGGTCGTAACGTCGAATGGGCCGAGCAGGCGGTACGCGACGCGGCATCGTTACCGGCGAGCGAGGCGCTGCGTCTCAAGGTGGCCGATTTGATCGCGACCGATGTCGCCGACCTGCTGAAAAAGGTCGACGGTCGTGTGGTCGATATCGGCGGCAAAAAAATTCGGTTGGCGCTAACCGGCGCCGAGTTGCAAACATTCGAGCCGGATTGGCGCAATAAATTTCTTTCGGTCATCACTGACCCCAACGTCGCTTACATCCTGATGATGCTGGGTATCTACGGTTTGTTTTTCGAGCTGTGGAATCCCGGTTTCGTTTTGCCCGGCGTGATCGGCGGCATTTGTTTGCTGCTGGCGCTGTACGCCTTCAACGTGTTGCCGATCAACTACGCCGGTCTCGGTCTAATTATGCTCGGCATCGCTTTCATGGTCGCTGAGGTATTCATGCCGAGCTTCGGTGCGCTCGGTATCGGCGGTGTCATCGCTTTCGTCGTTGGTTCGGTGATCCTGCTCGACCGCGGTGTCGAAGGTTACGACATCGCCTGGCAGCTGATCGCCGCTGCCGCCGTACTGAGCACGGCGATGTTCGTCAGCATTGTCACGTTGGCGTTGCGCGCCAGTCGGCGCGCGGTAGTGTCCGGCCGCGAACAGATGATCGATTTAATCGGCGAAGCGCTTGAGGCATTCGTCGAACGGGGCCGCGTACGTGTGCGTGGCGAAGAGTGGCAGGCGCTTACATCAGCGCCGGTAACGAACGGACAGCGGATACGGGTCGTCGGTATCGACGGTCTAACGTTGAGAGTTGAGCCGGAACAAACGGAGGGTCGTTGA
- a CDS encoding acyl-CoA thioesterase: MPKDTNSAGDIFGGWIMSWVDVAGAIAAQRRSKGRVATVAVNAFQFKKPVYVSDVVSFYAKVEHVGNTSLTIGVRVYAQRGWRDKNHDESVLVTDATLTYVALDAQGKKRSVPTS; the protein is encoded by the coding sequence ATGCCGAAGGATACCAATTCCGCCGGCGATATTTTCGGCGGCTGGATTATGTCATGGGTCGATGTCGCCGGCGCCATCGCCGCCCAACGCCGGTCCAAGGGCCGCGTCGCCACCGTTGCCGTCAACGCTTTTCAATTCAAGAAGCCGGTATATGTCAGCGACGTCGTTAGCTTTTACGCTAAAGTCGAGCACGTCGGCAACACCTCGTTGACGATAGGCGTGCGCGTGTATGCGCAACGCGGTTGGCGCGATAAAAACCATGACGAATCTGTGCTGGTGACCGATGCGACGCTGACCTACGTCGCGCTCGATGCGCAGGGCAAAAAGCGGTCGGTGCCGACAAGTTAG
- the mtnB gene encoding methylthioribulose 1-phosphate dehydratase: MASSFDELSPRAALVEIGRDFHTRGWMAGTAGNLSARADEEHFWITASGLPKGRLDESDFILARIADGSVVERTQPHQKPSAETSIHAAIYRRCADARGCLHGHSVAACLATARVKTGAKALRLPALEMIKGFDVWQARPRVDLTLFENHLDVARIARDIDSRFKRGAPSISALLVREHGPTVWGRGLQEAYNRFEILDFLLNYLARR, from the coding sequence ATGGCCTCATCATTTGACGAATTGTCGCCGCGTGCGGCGTTGGTAGAAATCGGTCGCGACTTTCATACGCGCGGTTGGATGGCGGGTACCGCCGGCAACTTATCGGCACGCGCCGACGAGGAACACTTCTGGATCACCGCCAGCGGTTTGCCGAAAGGTCGGCTCGATGAATCCGATTTCATTCTTGCGCGCATCGCTGATGGCAGCGTCGTTGAACGCACGCAACCCCACCAAAAGCCATCGGCCGAAACATCGATTCACGCAGCGATATATCGACGTTGTGCCGATGCGCGTGGTTGTTTGCATGGGCACAGCGTCGCCGCTTGTCTCGCGACGGCGCGCGTCAAAACCGGTGCCAAAGCCTTACGATTGCCGGCGTTGGAGATGATCAAAGGTTTCGACGTTTGGCAGGCGCGCCCACGGGTCGATCTGACGTTGTTCGAAAACCATCTCGACGTCGCCCGGATCGCGCGCGATATCGATAGCCGTTTCAAGCGCGGCGCGCCGTCAATCAGTGCGCTGCTAGTCCGCGAGCACGGGCCGACGGTGTGGGGCCGTGGTCTGCAAGAAGCGTATAACCGTTTTGAAATCCTCGATTTTTTGCTGAACTATTTGGCACGCCGATAA
- the rho gene encoding transcription termination factor Rho — protein sequence MNLSELKKKPATELAEMASALDLEGGSRLRKQDLIFAILKAQSKKGEDIIGEGVVEILQDGFGFLRSGDSSYLAGPDDIYVSPSQIRRFNLRTGDTVKGNIRPPKESERYFALLKVEEINYQSPEEAKNKVLFENLTPLHPEERMKLERDNSSSENLTSRVIDLVAPIGKGQRGLIVSPPKAGKTVMLQNIAHSIVANCPDCIMMVLLIDERPEEVTEMQRSVRGEVIASTFDEPASRHVQVAEMVIEKAKRLVEHKKDVVILLDSITRLARAYNTVVPASGKVLTGGVDANALQRPKRFFGAARNIEEGGSLTIIATALIDTGSKMDDVIYEEFKGTGNMEIHLDRRLSEKRTYPSININRSGTRREELLLPPDELQKIWILRKLLHQMDELEASEFLLEKLRATKNNGEFFDSMKR from the coding sequence ATGAACCTGTCTGAACTCAAAAAGAAACCCGCAACCGAACTCGCCGAGATGGCAAGCGCCCTCGATCTCGAAGGCGGTAGTCGGTTACGCAAACAAGATCTGATCTTCGCGATCCTCAAGGCCCAATCGAAAAAGGGCGAGGACATCATCGGCGAAGGCGTGGTCGAAATACTCCAGGACGGCTTCGGCTTCCTGCGCTCCGGCGACAGCTCGTATCTCGCCGGCCCCGACGATATCTATGTCTCGCCGTCGCAGATCCGTCGGTTCAATCTGCGCACCGGTGACACGGTTAAGGGCAACATTCGGCCGCCCAAAGAGTCCGAGCGCTACTTCGCGCTGCTCAAGGTCGAAGAAATTAATTACCAGTCGCCCGAAGAGGCCAAGAACAAGGTCCTGTTCGAGAACTTGACGCCGCTGCATCCGGAAGAACGGATGAAGCTCGAGCGCGACAACTCCTCCAGCGAAAATCTGACCTCGCGCGTCATCGACCTGGTCGCGCCGATCGGCAAGGGCCAGCGCGGCCTAATCGTATCGCCGCCGAAGGCCGGTAAGACGGTGATGCTGCAGAACATCGCCCACTCGATCGTCGCCAATTGCCCCGATTGCATCATGATGGTGTTGCTGATCGACGAGCGCCCGGAAGAAGTGACGGAAATGCAGCGCTCGGTGCGCGGCGAAGTCATCGCCTCGACGTTCGACGAGCCAGCCTCGCGGCATGTGCAGGTCGCGGAAATGGTGATCGAAAAGGCCAAGCGCTTGGTCGAACACAAGAAAGACGTCGTGATTTTGCTCGACTCGATCACGCGTTTAGCGCGCGCTTACAACACCGTGGTCCCAGCCTCCGGTAAGGTACTCACCGGTGGTGTCGACGCCAACGCCCTACAACGCCCGAAGCGCTTTTTCGGTGCCGCGCGTAACATCGAAGAAGGGGGTTCGTTGACGATCATCGCCACCGCCTTGATCGACACCGGCTCGAAGATGGACGATGTGATCTACGAAGAATTCAAAGGTACCGGCAACATGGAAATCCATCTTGACCGCCGCCTCTCGGAGAAACGCACCTACCCGTCGATCAACATCAACCGCTCCGGCACGCGCCGCGAAGAGTTGCTGTTGCCGCCGGACGAGCTGCAGAAGATTTGGATCCTGCGCAAGCTGTTGCACCAAATGGATGAGCTCGAAGCCTCCGAGTTCTTGCTCGAAAAGCTCCGTGCCACTAAGAACAACGGCGAATTCTTTGATTCGATGAAGCGCTAA
- a CDS encoding slipin family protein, giving the protein MVITTWGFVVALLALIVISAIRVFREYERGVVFMLGRFWKVKGPGLVLIIPGVQQVVKVDLRTIVMDVPPQDVISRDNVSVKVSAVLYFRVIEPQRAIIQVEDYYAATSQLAQTTLRSVLGKHELDEMLAERDKLNTDIQRILDSATDAWGIKVTSVEIKHVDIDPTMVRAIAQQAEAERARRSKVIHAEGELQAAEKLVLAAEQISRSPQALQLRYLQTLAGIANERTSTIVFPLPMDFITPFMESLKKG; this is encoded by the coding sequence ATGGTAATTACGACGTGGGGATTTGTGGTCGCGCTGTTGGCGCTCATTGTGATATCGGCGATTCGCGTGTTTCGTGAATACGAGCGCGGCGTTGTGTTTATGCTTGGGCGCTTTTGGAAGGTAAAGGGCCCAGGGCTGGTGTTGATCATCCCGGGCGTGCAGCAGGTGGTGAAGGTCGATTTGCGCACCATCGTCATGGACGTGCCACCGCAAGACGTCATCTCGCGTGACAACGTGTCGGTGAAGGTGAGCGCGGTGCTGTACTTTCGCGTGATCGAACCGCAGCGCGCCATCATTCAGGTCGAAGACTACTACGCTGCCACCAGTCAATTGGCGCAGACGACGCTGCGCTCGGTGTTAGGCAAGCACGAGCTCGACGAAATGCTGGCCGAGCGCGATAAGCTCAACACCGATATTCAACGCATTCTCGATTCGGCGACCGACGCCTGGGGTATCAAAGTCACGAGCGTCGAGATAAAGCACGTCGACATCGATCCCACCATGGTGCGGGCGATTGCGCAGCAGGCGGAGGCCGAGCGTGCCCGCCGGTCGAAAGTCATTCACGCCGAAGGTGAGCTGCAAGCGGCGGAGAAACTGGTTCTGGCTGCCGAGCAGATCAGCCGTAGTCCGCAGGCGCTGCAGCTGCGTTATTTACAGACGTTGGCGGGCATCGCTAACGAACGCACGTCGACCATCGTATTTCCGTTGCCGATGGACTTCATTACGCCGTTTATGGAGTCGTTGAAGAAGGGTTAG
- a CDS encoding cupin domain-containing protein, with protein sequence MARIIAADGTETTDFPAIRARLARLGIALSAWPAPTTARAKELLDKQTLNDAEKEELLASVQNRFEELQREKGYKTRDMIVIHENIPGLGDMLAKFDKIHYHTDDEVRYILAGSGYFGFVEASGDQFLLEVSAGDYINVPANTEHWFEMKDSKRIKAVRYFIDTSGWTPVYTERKRGFAEVATA encoded by the coding sequence ATGGCCCGTATTATTGCCGCTGACGGCACCGAGACCACCGATTTTCCAGCCATCCGCGCCCGCTTAGCGCGCCTTGGCATTGCCCTGAGCGCCTGGCCGGCGCCGACGACGGCGCGTGCTAAAGAATTGCTCGACAAGCAGACACTGAACGATGCCGAGAAAGAAGAGCTGCTTGCCTCGGTACAAAACCGTTTCGAAGAGTTGCAGCGCGAGAAGGGCTACAAGACGCGCGACATGATCGTGATCCACGAGAATATTCCGGGTCTCGGCGACATGCTCGCCAAGTTCGACAAGATCCACTACCACACCGATGATGAAGTGCGTTACATCCTCGCCGGCAGCGGTTATTTCGGTTTCGTCGAGGCGAGTGGCGATCAATTCCTGCTCGAAGTTTCCGCTGGCGACTACATCAATGTGCCGGCCAACACTGAACATTGGTTCGAGATGAAAGACAGCAAGCGTATCAAAGCGGTGCGTTACTTCATCGATACCAGCGGTTGGACGCCGGTGTACACCGAGCGCAAGCGCGGATTCGCCGAAGTAGCGACGGCGTAA
- a CDS encoding response regulator, protein MAKTALVVDDSRTAQVGLSRLLKARGLVVETAESGPEAIDYLRVNLPPGVIFLDHMMPGMDGFEALSELKANERTAKIPVVMYTSKEGESYGDEARVRGAIGVLPKPPEPAELDRILAALRLQAIPTVAESVRVVAPATFITSAPASAPAAAVLPPSVPVASTPPPFIAAPPANVDIDTPPISQSPRSWSYVALCVLLAALAWWSYDRSRQAEQSYERTLADNARLKNALARLDEQTKVLPLATPSSTSRPEISRAYLDLLSWALNQSGSYDYAEIPFSDERLNRLRDLLAHLAAAGFRGTVRLEAHVGRFCLARDESGMHVLPPRAAPLSVCETMSYPPGEAVALGRRQSEAFSRFLSERAMTRVLPEVMLVSYGTSRPLLEYPDPLRVSTAGDWNDIARLNQRVEVVLAPAPTSAANSPR, encoded by the coding sequence ATGGCAAAAACTGCTTTGGTCGTCGACGATTCGCGCACTGCGCAAGTTGGCTTGAGTCGCTTGCTTAAAGCGCGCGGTCTGGTCGTCGAAACGGCCGAGTCCGGTCCGGAAGCGATCGATTATTTACGCGTCAATTTGCCGCCAGGTGTGATCTTTCTCGATCACATGATGCCGGGGATGGATGGTTTCGAGGCGCTATCCGAGCTCAAGGCGAATGAGCGCACCGCCAAGATTCCGGTCGTCATGTACACCTCGAAGGAAGGCGAGAGCTACGGCGACGAGGCGCGCGTGCGCGGCGCCATTGGCGTGTTGCCCAAGCCGCCGGAGCCGGCCGAGCTCGATCGTATTCTGGCGGCGCTCCGTTTACAGGCGATACCGACCGTCGCCGAATCGGTGCGGGTCGTGGCGCCGGCAACTTTTATTACCTCAGCACCGGCGTCTGCGCCGGCCGCTGCCGTGTTGCCACCGTCGGTTCCGGTAGCCTCGACACCGCCGCCTTTCATTGCCGCGCCCCCGGCCAATGTCGATATTGATACCCCACCGATATCGCAATCGCCGCGGTCTTGGAGTTATGTCGCCCTGTGCGTGTTGTTGGCGGCGCTGGCATGGTGGTCCTACGATCGGTCGCGCCAGGCTGAGCAGTCTTACGAGCGCACACTCGCCGATAACGCGCGTTTGAAGAACGCGCTGGCGCGCTTGGATGAGCAAACCAAAGTACTGCCGCTGGCAACACCATCGTCGACGTCGCGTCCAGAGATCAGTCGCGCCTATCTCGATCTGTTGTCGTGGGCGCTGAACCAGTCCGGCAGTTACGATTACGCCGAGATCCCGTTCAGCGACGAGCGCTTAAATCGGTTGCGCGACTTATTGGCCCATCTAGCCGCCGCCGGTTTCCGCGGTACCGTGCGCCTCGAGGCGCACGTCGGTCGATTCTGTTTAGCGCGCGATGAATCCGGCATGCACGTACTGCCGCCGCGCGCTGCGCCGTTGTCGGTCTGCGAGACCATGTCATACCCGCCGGGCGAAGCGGTCGCGCTCGGTCGGCGCCAGTCGGAGGCGTTCTCGCGTTTTCTTAGCGAGCGGGCGATGACACGTGTGCTACCGGAAGTGATGCTCGTGTCGTACGGCACGAGCCGGCCGTTGCTG
- the trxA gene encoding thioredoxin TrxA, with protein MSTGIINVTDDSFEQEVLKSTGPVLVDYWAEWCGPCKMIAPVLEEIAKDYAGRIKVAKLNIDENPATPPKYGIRGIPTLMLFKGGSVEATKVGAVSKTQLSAFLDGNL; from the coding sequence ATGAGCACAGGCATTATCAACGTGACCGACGACAGTTTTGAGCAAGAGGTCCTAAAAAGCACCGGCCCGGTGCTTGTGGATTATTGGGCTGAGTGGTGCGGACCCTGCAAAATGATCGCGCCGGTGCTCGAAGAAATCGCCAAGGACTATGCCGGTCGCATCAAGGTCGCCAAGCTAAACATCGACGAAAACCCGGCGACGCCGCCGAAGTACGGTATCCGCGGCATCCCGACGCTCATGCTGTTCAAGGGTGGTAGCGTCGAAGCAACGAAGGTCGGTGCGGTCTCGAAAACCCAACTGTCCGCCTTTCTCGATGGCAACCTCTGA
- the rhlB gene encoding ATP-dependent RNA helicase RhlB: MNEHLSDQPFSGLNLPEALQQGIRQAGFEFCTPIQAKALPIALSGADVAGQAQTGTGKTAAFLLAMFNHLLIHPPAPERTATQPRAIILAPTRELAVQIHKDAEVLSASTGHKLVLVFGGTGYDTQRRDLETGVDVLIGTPGRIIDYFKQHVFDLKAIQVMVLDEADRMFDLGFIKDIRFLLRKMPEPTQRLSMLFSATLSHRVMELAYEHMNNPQFVKIDADKRTAERVEQLLYHTAIEEKIALLVGLLRHTDPVRSLVFVNTKDMAERLSGWLQANSFSAAVLSGDVPQKMRLRLLGDFSEGRLPILIATDVAARGLHIPDVSHVFNFDLPHNAEDYVHRIGRTARAGKSGDAVSFACERYVFALPEIESYIGNKIPVGKIEPGFLPTLTPPTARPASSERPDRPSRGRDRNGGRDRNDRSGRRDRPPREQRERRPAPVQNSVASTPVPVAPIPVPQQIPDAPLSPSKTRTSGRRPGRRSGFDVPAVG; this comes from the coding sequence ATGAACGAACACCTCTCTGATCAGCCATTTAGCGGTCTGAACCTTCCCGAGGCCCTACAGCAGGGCATCCGTCAGGCTGGCTTTGAATTCTGTACGCCTATCCAAGCGAAGGCGTTACCTATTGCCTTGTCCGGTGCCGATGTTGCCGGGCAAGCGCAAACCGGCACCGGCAAAACCGCGGCGTTCTTGTTGGCAATGTTTAACCATCTGCTGATACATCCGCCGGCACCGGAACGCACCGCGACGCAGCCACGCGCCATTATTCTGGCGCCGACGCGCGAGCTCGCCGTACAAATTCATAAAGATGCCGAAGTATTGAGCGCAAGCACGGGCCACAAGTTGGTGCTGGTATTCGGTGGCACCGGCTACGATACGCAGCGCCGCGATCTCGAAACCGGCGTTGACGTGCTAATTGGTACGCCCGGCCGCATCATCGATTACTTCAAGCAGCACGTGTTCGACCTGAAGGCGATTCAGGTCATGGTACTCGACGAAGCCGACCGCATGTTCGACCTCGGTTTTATCAAAGACATCCGCTTTTTGTTGCGCAAGATGCCGGAGCCGACTCAGCGCCTGAGCATGTTGTTTTCGGCGACGCTGTCGCACCGCGTCATGGAGCTCGCCTACGAGCACATGAACAACCCGCAGTTCGTAAAGATCGACGCTGACAAACGTACCGCCGAACGCGTCGAGCAGTTGCTGTACCACACCGCCATCGAAGAAAAGATCGCGCTGCTGGTCGGTCTGTTGCGCCACACCGATCCGGTACGAAGTCTCGTATTCGTCAATACCAAAGACATGGCGGAGCGCCTGTCTGGTTGGCTGCAGGCCAATAGTTTTAGCGCCGCCGTGCTGTCAGGTGACGTGCCGCAGAAAATGCGGTTGCGCCTGCTCGGCGACTTCAGCGAAGGGCGCTTGCCGATCCTGATTGCTACCGACGTCGCTGCGCGCGGGTTACACATCCCTGACGTGTCGCACGTTTTTAATTTCGACCTGCCGCACAATGCGGAAGATTACGTGCACCGCATCGGCCGCACGGCGCGTGCCGGTAAGAGCGGCGACGCCGTCAGCTTTGCTTGCGAGCGTTATGTGTTTGCGTTGCCGGAGATTGAGTCGTACATCGGCAATAAGATTCCGGTCGGTAAAATTGAGCCCGGTTTCTTGCCAACGTTGACACCGCCGACCGCGCGTCCAGCGTCGAGCGAACGTCCCGATCGTCCGAGCCGTGGACGTGATCGCAATGGTGGACGTGACCGCAATGATCGTAGCGGTCGGCGCGATCGACCGCCGCGCGAGCAACGCGAACGCCGGCCGGCGCCAGTGCAAAATTCCGTTGCCAGCACCCCGGTGCCGGTGGCACCGATACCGGTACCGCAGCAGATCCCGGACGCACCGTTATCCCCTAGCAAAACGCGCACTTCCGGACGACGTCCGGGACGGCGATCAGGATTCGACGTTCCCGCAGTAGGCTAG